One Streptomyces sp. NBC_01237 genomic region harbors:
- a CDS encoding TetR/AcrR family transcriptional regulator → MITSPSSVRRSERSRRATLQAALDLCTEKGYGRVTVEAIAARAGVSKKTIYRWWPSKGAVLLEAFAEALVDATPFVDTGDIGADLRTHVTGAVKLLSTPPYGPAYAGILSEVHHDDVLAEAVRDQLVGPRVEGAVGRLRSAQERGQIPADADLPLAVEMLYGPLYYRHLLRKPPQDEATIAALVAHVLRSLGARDY, encoded by the coding sequence ATGATCACATCGCCGAGTTCCGTGCGCCGCAGCGAGAGATCACGACGCGCGACCCTTCAGGCCGCGCTCGACCTGTGTACGGAGAAGGGCTACGGCCGCGTCACGGTCGAGGCCATCGCGGCCCGCGCCGGTGTGAGCAAGAAGACGATCTACCGCTGGTGGCCGTCGAAGGGCGCGGTGCTGCTGGAGGCGTTCGCCGAGGCCCTGGTCGACGCGACCCCGTTCGTCGACACCGGCGACATCGGCGCCGACCTGCGCACCCATGTGACGGGCGCGGTGAAGCTGCTCTCGACACCGCCGTACGGTCCGGCGTACGCGGGCATCCTCTCCGAGGTCCACCATGACGACGTCCTCGCGGAGGCGGTCAGGGATCAGCTGGTCGGACCGCGCGTCGAGGGTGCGGTGGGACGGCTGCGCAGTGCTCAGGAACGGGGCCAGATCCCGGCGGACGCGGACCTTCCACTGGCGGTCGAGATGCTCTACGGCCCCCTCTACTACCGCCATCTGCTGCGCAAGCCGCCCCAGGACGAGGCGACGATCGCCGCGCTCGTGGCGCATGTGCTGCGCTCGCTGGGGGCGCGGGACTACTAG
- a CDS encoding ABC transporter permease — MSRAEATGVRGEADGVRGEATGVRDEGGGVRGEGGGVRGVSVHRNPLWTFGILRSEVTTILRRWRTLTLLGVLAAVPVLIGIAVRIETGGGDGADGGPVGAAGPAFLTQVTNNGLFLVFAALAATLPVFLPMAVGVVAGDSIAGEASGGTLRYLLVAPAGRTRLLLAKYASVLIFCLVATLVVAASALAVGALLFPLGEVTTISGTRIGFGEGLVRAGLIAVVVAASLIGFAALGLFISTLTGSGIAAMAATVGVLITVQILGSIPQLSALHPYLFPHYWLSFADLLRDPVHWDDVIKNLGLQGLYAAVFGSAAWARFTAKDITA; from the coding sequence ATGTCGCGGGCTGAAGCAACCGGCGTACGGGGTGAAGCGGACGGCGTACGAGGTGAAGCAACCGGCGTACGGGATGAAGGCGGCGGCGTACGGGGTGAAGGCGGCGGCGTGCGGGGCGTGAGCGTGCACCGCAACCCGCTGTGGACGTTCGGAATCCTCCGTTCCGAAGTCACCACCATCCTGCGCCGCTGGCGGACCCTCACCCTGCTCGGGGTGCTCGCCGCCGTTCCCGTACTGATCGGGATCGCGGTCCGGATCGAGACGGGCGGCGGCGACGGCGCTGACGGCGGCCCCGTGGGCGCGGCGGGCCCGGCCTTCCTCACCCAGGTCACCAACAACGGGCTCTTCCTCGTCTTCGCCGCCCTCGCCGCGACGCTCCCGGTCTTCCTCCCGATGGCCGTCGGCGTCGTCGCGGGCGACTCGATCGCGGGGGAGGCGAGCGGCGGCACCCTGCGCTATCTGCTGGTCGCCCCGGCGGGCCGGACCCGGCTGCTGCTCGCCAAGTACGCCTCCGTGCTCATCTTCTGCCTGGTCGCGACGCTGGTCGTGGCGGCATCGGCGCTGGCCGTGGGGGCGCTGCTCTTCCCCCTCGGCGAGGTCACCACGATCTCCGGGACCCGGATCGGCTTCGGCGAGGGGCTGGTGCGGGCCGGACTGATCGCGGTGGTGGTCGCGGCCTCACTCATCGGCTTCGCGGCGCTGGGCCTGTTCATCTCCACGCTGACCGGCAGCGGGATCGCGGCGATGGCGGCCACGGTCGGTGTGCTGATCACGGTGCAGATCCTGGGCTCGATCCCGCAGCTGAGCGCTCTGCACCCCTATCTCTTCCCGCACTACTGGCTGTCCTTCGCGGACCTGCTGCGCGACCCCGTCCACTGGGACGACGTCATCAAGAACCTCGGCCTGCAGGGTCTGTACGCGGCGGTGTTCGGCTCGGCGGCCTGGGCGCGTTTCACGGCCAAGGACATCACTGCCTGA
- a CDS encoding SDR family NAD(P)-dependent oxidoreductase, which translates to MDRLKDRTALITGAGSGIGRAAAELMSREGARVVAADHDTAAAEETARLIEAAGGRALPVTVDVTDDASTAAAVAAAVGEFGSLDVLCNHVGGSDPRKDLDLLRLDMDEFERAVALNVRSTLLGSRHAVPHMIEAGGGSIINTASVAGLVGDVLQISYGAVKAAVVNLTKSIAVQYGPHGVRCNAVAPGAVMTPALRDNLPGDVIEALKGYNALPYLGSPEDIAHTMVFLASDESRYLTGQLLVVDGGMTIQSPAVPGRRAMLPPA; encoded by the coding sequence ATGGACCGTCTCAAGGACAGGACCGCACTCATCACGGGCGCGGGCAGCGGCATCGGCCGGGCGGCCGCCGAGCTGATGAGCCGCGAGGGGGCACGCGTGGTGGCCGCCGACCACGACACGGCCGCGGCGGAGGAGACCGCCCGTCTGATCGAGGCCGCCGGCGGCCGGGCCCTGCCCGTCACCGTCGATGTCACCGACGACGCCTCCACCGCCGCCGCGGTGGCGGCCGCGGTGGGGGAGTTCGGCAGCCTGGACGTGCTCTGCAACCACGTCGGCGGCAGCGACCCCCGGAAGGACCTGGACCTGCTGCGGCTGGACATGGACGAGTTCGAGCGGGCCGTCGCCCTCAATGTGCGCAGTACGCTCCTCGGCTCCCGGCACGCCGTCCCGCACATGATCGAGGCCGGGGGCGGGTCCATCATCAACACCGCGTCGGTGGCCGGACTGGTCGGCGACGTCCTGCAGATCTCCTACGGCGCGGTGAAGGCCGCCGTCGTCAACCTCACCAAGTCGATCGCGGTCCAGTACGGCCCCCACGGCGTGCGGTGCAACGCGGTGGCCCCCGGGGCGGTCATGACCCCCGCCCTGCGGGACAACCTCCCCGGCGACGTCATCGAGGCGCTCAAGGGCTACAACGCGCTGCCCTACCTCGGCAGCCCCGAGGACATCGCCCACACCATGGTCTTCCTCGCCTCCGACGAATCCCGCTACCTCACCGGCCAACTCCTGGTGGTCGACGGCGGTATGACCATCCAGTCCCCGGCGGTCCCGGGACGACGCGCCATGCTGCCGCCCGCCTGA
- a CDS encoding TetR/AcrR family transcriptional regulator, whose amino-acid sequence MTEPQRAPRPRRSAALTRQEILDAARELFTRDGLAAVGIRAVAARAGVDAALVIRHFGSKEQLFVEAMSVDLPATRIMEGPLEGMGRALVEHVVDLSASTAGALAVASLAALFRASDRAEVQRTLRATIERSFAAPLVHRLGGEDAELRAHLVAAQIGGLLTSLHVVEDAVLTHADRAALAAHYGDAVQRLIDGG is encoded by the coding sequence GTGACCGAGCCGCAGCGGGCCCCCCGGCCACGCCGATCCGCAGCCCTGACCAGGCAGGAGATCCTCGACGCCGCGCGCGAGCTGTTCACCCGCGACGGCCTCGCCGCGGTCGGCATCCGAGCGGTAGCCGCGCGGGCCGGTGTCGACGCGGCCCTGGTCATCCGCCACTTCGGCTCCAAGGAACAGCTCTTCGTGGAGGCGATGTCCGTCGACCTCCCGGCCACCCGGATCATGGAGGGCCCGCTGGAGGGAATGGGGCGGGCGCTGGTGGAGCATGTGGTGGACCTCTCCGCGTCCACCGCGGGGGCGCTGGCCGTGGCCTCGCTCGCCGCGCTCTTCCGGGCCTCCGACCGGGCCGAGGTGCAGCGGACCCTGCGCGCGACGATCGAGCGCTCCTTCGCCGCGCCGCTCGTCCACCGCCTCGGCGGCGAGGACGCCGAGCTGCGCGCCCACCTGGTGGCGGCCCAGATCGGCGGCCTGCTCACCTCCCTGCACGTGGTGGAGGACGCCGTACTGACGCACGCCGACCGCGCGGCCCTGGCCGCGCACTACGGAGACGCCGTCCAGCGGCTGATCGACGGCGGCTGA
- a CDS encoding ABC transporter ATP-binding protein: MTGTEAAADGRATAGGVTAASGGTAAGDVTAGDDRAAGDVTVGNDRASGDVTRAAGDVAAAGDAAAVIETRGLTKRYRGGQLAVDGLDLTVPGGSVFGFLGPNGSGKTTTIRMLMGLIDPTSGTARVLGRPMPAGARTVLPQVGALIEGPALYGFLSGRENLVRYDSADPAADPRTRRARVAHALDRVGLAAAAGKKAKAYSLGMKQRLGLAAALLQPRRLLVLDEPTNGLDPQGMREIRSLIRELAAEGTTVFLSSHLLDEIEQVCTHAAVMARGRLIVQGPVGDLAGTRGRLAVTTPDPGDAARILKEHGITGLSTDGERLTGDAPPGGTELADLNAALVRGGVRVRSFGVERASLEDAFVALTGEGFDVAG; this comes from the coding sequence ATGACCGGGACAGAGGCGGCCGCGGACGGACGGGCGACGGCCGGAGGGGTGACGGCGGCTTCCGGCGGGACGGCGGCCGGGGACGTGACCGCAGGTGACGACAGGGCTGCCGGGGATGTGACCGTCGGGAACGACAGGGCTTCCGGGGACGTGACCAGGGCTGCCGGGGATGTGGCGGCGGCAGGGGACGCGGCGGCCGTGATCGAGACCCGGGGTCTCACCAAGCGCTACCGGGGCGGCCAGCTCGCCGTCGACGGCCTCGACCTCACCGTCCCCGGCGGCAGCGTCTTCGGCTTCCTCGGCCCCAACGGCTCCGGGAAGACCACCACGATCCGGATGCTCATGGGCCTCATCGACCCGACGTCCGGCACCGCCCGTGTCCTCGGCCGTCCGATGCCGGCTGGCGCCCGTACCGTGCTCCCGCAGGTCGGCGCGCTGATCGAGGGCCCGGCCCTCTACGGCTTCCTGTCCGGCCGGGAGAACCTCGTGCGCTACGACTCCGCCGACCCGGCCGCCGACCCGCGTACCCGCCGCGCCCGCGTCGCGCACGCCCTGGACCGGGTCGGGCTCGCCGCCGCCGCGGGCAAGAAGGCCAAGGCGTACTCGCTCGGCATGAAACAGCGCCTCGGGCTCGCCGCCGCCCTGCTCCAGCCGCGCCGCCTGCTCGTCCTGGACGAGCCCACCAACGGCCTGGACCCGCAGGGCATGCGGGAGATCCGTTCCCTGATCCGGGAGCTGGCGGCCGAGGGCACCACGGTCTTCCTCTCCTCCCACCTCCTGGACGAGATCGAACAGGTCTGCACGCACGCCGCGGTGATGGCCCGCGGCCGGCTGATCGTGCAGGGGCCCGTCGGCGACCTCGCCGGCACCCGCGGCCGGCTCGCCGTCACCACCCCCGACCCGGGCGACGCCGCCCGCATCCTCAAGGAACACGGGATCACCGGCCTGAGCACCGACGGCGAGCGGCTGACCGGTGACGCCCCGCCCGGCGGCACGGAACTCGCCGACCTCAACGCCGCCCTGGTACGCGGCGGCGTCCGGGTGCGGTCCTTCGGCGTCGAACGGGCCTCGCTGGAGGACGCCTTCGTCGCACTGACCGGAGAGGGATTCGATGTCGCGGGCTGA
- a CDS encoding SpoIIE family protein phosphatase, whose product MDTALLDTLFAQSAVGLVVLDPDLRVVRANSLVDAAHVQEMIGDHFTDVYRLDRPDLADEVLRGVLAGEGPVHGRLVRGRLRRLPGADRSFKVSAYRLDGPGDRPLGLLAAVVDVTERERARCREECLAAVREAVGGSLDVAETCRALVGALVPEFADLAVVEVVDDVLRGAEPPVGPLGPDVPLRRADPDGGTRHLSFRTPYALAVSDLRPRLVQLTPDTAWLDADPDSARLIRSADAHSLIAVPLTLRGAVLGLLSLYRCGDTEPYDEHDVSLARTAATRTALSIDNARRYERDHVIASTVQRRLLPQYDGDQAAVETAHVLLPGRDSGCWFDTIALSGARTALVVGSVAGQGLQTAIAMGQLRTVIQALAGLDLEPDEMLARLNDTAERLAVERAALPRADALHDEPLAAACVYAVYDPFTRTCTLARAGNPAPVVVAPDGSARPLDVPEGPGLFSADSAPFATATLILEEGSLLAFCTEALLPDADAAARIREALAEPGRGLAELCDAVVYGLPAGSRPDGAALLLVRTGTVPANRVATWDLPHDRTTPATARVLVRDRLQGWNLDEDTIDATELIVSELVTNAVRYGTPPLRLRLLLGATLTCEVHDSSEVAPHLRHARTADEGGRGLFIVSQLATHWGTRHGPQGKTLWTEQDLPAPPGPASAGRGRPAGEPDPPADRRGGEVPGRPPGE is encoded by the coding sequence CTGGACACGGCCCTCCTCGACACGCTGTTCGCCCAGTCCGCGGTGGGCCTGGTCGTGCTCGATCCGGACCTGCGGGTGGTGCGGGCCAACTCCCTCGTCGACGCCGCCCACGTCCAGGAGATGATCGGTGATCACTTCACCGATGTGTACCGCCTCGACAGGCCGGACCTGGCGGACGAGGTACTGCGCGGTGTGCTCGCCGGCGAAGGCCCCGTGCACGGCCGTCTGGTCCGCGGCCGGCTCAGGCGGCTCCCTGGAGCGGACCGCAGCTTCAAGGTGTCCGCGTACCGCCTCGACGGTCCCGGCGACCGGCCCCTGGGCCTGCTGGCGGCCGTCGTCGATGTCACCGAGCGGGAGCGGGCGCGCTGCCGGGAGGAATGTCTGGCGGCGGTACGTGAGGCGGTGGGCGGATCGCTCGATGTGGCGGAGACCTGCCGGGCACTCGTCGGGGCCCTGGTGCCGGAGTTCGCCGATCTGGCCGTGGTCGAGGTGGTGGACGACGTCCTGCGCGGTGCGGAGCCGCCGGTGGGACCGCTCGGACCCGATGTCCCGCTGCGCCGGGCCGACCCGGACGGCGGTACCCGCCACCTCTCCTTCCGTACGCCGTACGCGCTGGCGGTGTCCGACCTCCGGCCCCGGCTCGTCCAGCTCACGCCGGACACCGCGTGGCTGGACGCGGACCCGGACAGTGCCCGTCTGATCAGGTCGGCCGACGCCCACTCGCTGATCGCGGTCCCCCTGACGCTGCGCGGCGCGGTCCTCGGGCTGCTGAGCCTCTACCGGTGCGGGGACACCGAGCCCTACGACGAGCACGACGTCTCCCTCGCCCGGACGGCGGCCACCCGCACCGCGCTGAGCATCGACAACGCCCGCCGCTACGAGCGCGACCATGTGATCGCCTCGACGGTCCAGCGCCGGCTGCTCCCGCAGTACGACGGGGACCAGGCCGCCGTCGAGACGGCCCATGTCCTGCTGCCCGGACGCGACAGCGGCTGCTGGTTCGACACCATCGCGCTGTCCGGCGCCCGCACCGCCCTCGTCGTCGGAAGTGTGGCGGGGCAGGGTCTCCAGACGGCCATCGCCATGGGGCAGTTGCGCACGGTCATCCAGGCGCTGGCCGGTCTCGACCTGGAGCCCGACGAGATGCTGGCCCGGCTGAACGACACGGCCGAACGCCTCGCCGTCGAACGGGCGGCCCTGCCCCGGGCCGACGCCCTGCACGACGAACCGCTGGCGGCGGCCTGTGTGTACGCGGTCTACGACCCGTTCACCCGTACCTGCACCCTCGCGCGGGCCGGGAACCCGGCGCCCGTCGTCGTCGCCCCCGACGGGAGTGCGCGGCCCCTCGACGTACCCGAAGGACCCGGCCTCTTCTCCGCCGACAGCGCGCCCTTCGCGACGGCCACCCTCATCCTCGAAGAGGGCAGCCTCCTCGCGTTCTGCACCGAGGCCCTGCTGCCCGACGCCGATGCCGCCGCTCGCATCCGCGAAGCGCTCGCCGAGCCCGGACGCGGCCTGGCGGAGCTGTGCGACGCCGTCGTCTACGGACTCCCGGCCGGCTCCCGACCCGACGGCGCCGCGCTGCTCCTCGTCCGCACGGGCACCGTTCCGGCGAACCGGGTCGCGACCTGGGACCTGCCGCACGACCGTACGACCCCCGCCACGGCCCGGGTCCTCGTACGCGACCGGCTCCAGGGCTGGAACCTGGACGAGGACACCATCGACGCGACCGAACTGATCGTCAGCGAGCTGGTCACCAACGCCGTCCGCTACGGCACCCCGCCACTGCGGCTGCGCCTGCTGCTGGGCGCCACCCTCACCTGCGAAGTGCACGACAGCAGCGAGGTGGCGCCGCATCTGCGCCACGCCCGGACCGCCGACGAAGGCGGCCGGGGGCTGTTCATCGTCTCCCAGCTCGCCACGCACTGGGGCACCCGGCACGGTCCGCAGGGCAAGACGCTGTGGACCGAGCAGGACCTTCCCGCGCCCCCGGGCCCCGCGAGCGCCGGACGCGGCCGGCCGGCGGGGGAGCCGGACCCCCCGGCCGACCGCCGGGGCGGTGAGGTCCCCGGCCGACCGCCGGGGGAGTGA
- a CDS encoding LolA family protein has protein sequence MAPNDSAETTGKATGTVVGRRKAARYIVPVAVAGVAAATIGLVPALADSGDPELPKISAQELIEKIAASDEQQLSGTLKISTDLGIPSLGGLAGSFAPGGAGTDGGGSAAPEDKLMELASGTHTLRVAADGPDKQRLSILGNAAEYSLIHNKGEVWAYDSKSGEAYHAAADAEQQKQKKEHRAPAGVPTTPKEFAEQALAAAGDTTSVTVDGTSRVAGRDAYQLLIKPKQTGSTVASVRVAVDAANGVPLKFTLSANGGGKAVVDAGFTKVDFSRPDASSFSFTPPKGAKVTEADDLKDAAEQQGGEGKAPEGLAELGGLKGLEGLDGSQGLNVIGEGWTSVAQIKTPGGSGLPTGGSQGSGDIPAEAQGFLDALGDKVTGKFGSGTVFKTRLVNALLTDDGTVYVGAVTKDALVQAANGAK, from the coding sequence ATGGCACCGAACGACAGCGCAGAGACCACCGGCAAGGCCACGGGCACTGTCGTGGGCCGTCGCAAGGCCGCGCGATACATCGTCCCCGTCGCGGTGGCGGGGGTGGCGGCCGCGACGATCGGGCTCGTCCCGGCCCTCGCGGACTCCGGTGACCCCGAGCTGCCGAAGATCAGCGCACAGGAACTCATCGAGAAGATCGCCGCCTCGGACGAGCAGCAGCTGTCCGGCACGCTCAAGATCAGCACCGACCTCGGTATCCCGTCCCTCGGCGGGCTCGCGGGCTCCTTCGCCCCGGGCGGCGCCGGTACGGACGGCGGCGGTTCCGCCGCTCCGGAGGACAAGCTGATGGAGCTGGCCTCCGGTACGCACACGCTGCGGGTGGCGGCCGACGGCCCCGACAAGCAGCGGCTCTCGATCCTCGGGAACGCCGCCGAGTACAGCCTCATCCACAACAAGGGCGAGGTCTGGGCGTACGACAGCAAGTCCGGCGAGGCGTACCACGCCGCGGCGGACGCCGAGCAGCAGAAGCAGAAGAAGGAGCACAGGGCGCCCGCGGGAGTGCCGACCACTCCGAAGGAGTTCGCCGAGCAGGCACTCGCGGCGGCCGGGGACACCACCTCGGTCACCGTCGACGGCACGTCGCGGGTGGCCGGGCGCGACGCGTACCAGCTGCTGATCAAGCCGAAGCAGACCGGTTCGACGGTCGCGTCGGTCCGGGTCGCGGTGGACGCGGCCAACGGCGTCCCGCTGAAGTTCACCCTCTCCGCGAACGGTGGCGGCAAGGCCGTGGTCGACGCCGGATTCACCAAGGTCGACTTCTCCCGGCCCGACGCCTCCTCGTTCTCCTTCACCCCGCCCAAGGGCGCGAAGGTGACCGAGGCGGACGACCTGAAGGATGCGGCGGAGCAGCAGGGCGGAGAGGGGAAGGCACCGGAGGGCCTCGCCGAGCTGGGCGGCCTGAAGGGCCTGGAGGGCCTGGACGGCTCACAGGGGCTGAACGTGATCGGCGAGGGCTGGACCTCGGTCGCCCAGATCAAGACCCCTGGCGGTTCGGGCCTGCCCACCGGCGGTTCGCAGGGCTCGGGCGACATTCCGGCCGAGGCCCAGGGCTTCCTGGACGCCCTGGGTGACAAGGTCACCGGGAAGTTCGGTTCGGGCACGGTCTTCAAGACCCGTCTGGTGAACGCCCTGCTGACGGACGACGGCACGGTCTACGTCGGAGCGGTGACGAAGGACGCGCTGGTGCAGGCGGCCAACGGCGCCAAGTAG